The sequence aagcCCCATGTGACTGATGAAAACTCAAGCGCCCCTCTATAAGTAGGCGTATTTTTGATAATAGTCTAGGTACTCCCAATATCAAATTTCGTCGATTATCGGTCATATACTCACTTTATGcaaaaagcaaaagaaaatcaaacgttatttaaaattaactcaaTGATcgataaatttaatagaaatgtcTACACGTACCGAAAAAAATACTATTTGTACCAGAATTGCACTACAAATAGCCCTATTTCAGCTCTATTTGTATTGACTCTATTTTTACTCatgaattttgtaatgaaaaaggcaaatttacaataaaatacatcaatttttaaccaataatggaatagctaaattttcagtttaaaaaattgaatttcaatttcaaccaaCTTTATgggatttctaatatttcaagattttatacTATTTCATCTGTATTCGAAGATTTGAAAgggttttaaagaagtttaaaagatttcatggcGTTTCACTGGATTTTAAAcgggtttttaaagattttaaagattatttcaaGGAGTTTCAAAGGAGTTcataaagtattaaaaatctcaaacaatttcataaaatttgaaaggtttcacaaGGTTTCAACAAGAGCATCTAGATTTCATAATAATTCAccaattttcaaagcttttaaacatttcaagggatCTGATCCAATTTCAAATGGTTTTAAAGAATTGCAGTGGATTTCGTGAGGTTCCATTGGATTTCGAAGGTAAtgttaaggattttcaagattatCTCAAGGAgtttgacaaattttcataaaatactaaAGATcttatacaattttgtgaaatttccaagattttataatactttacttatatccaaagattttaaagggtttgaaagaatatttaaagatttcatggaGTTTCACTAGATtctagaaatttcaaaggatttcataaaatattaaaaatctcaaaCAACTTCGTAATTTTTCAacgatttcgaaaggtttcaataAAAGCATGAGtattgaatatttcgaaatatctcgataaattcaaaaagatttaattgaatttcaaaaaatttcatgggtttttaaagatttcaagtgattttacgAGATTTCATAATACTTcgctaatttttaaagatttcaaagaatcttaaaTGATTTTGAGGGACATTAAGGACgctaatttttaatgatttcaaagaatctcaaaagattttaagggacattaaggatttcaaaatacgGCAatagatttatgaatttttcaataaatttcaaaaattttattcagttttacaaatttaatggaattttcaagactttaaggaatttcaaaagattttaagggcttAACaagaatttcaatggattttatggACTTCCACTGGATTTCGaatggaatttgaaatatttttaaaattatttcaagggatttcaaaatattttataaaatttcaaaagattaagaaaattgtgaaggaattaaaagaattgcaAAGGATCGGGCGTGGATTTACCATTGGGCAACATGGGCAGTGCCCCGGGTGGCAAATTCCGAAGGGCGGCAAATTTGCAacggaatttttctttaatttaaaaaaatcctaactcGAGTGAGTGTGGATGGaaattttcttatctgaaatcaaaaattttacaattgacATACATTCTTGCGaatctttcaataattatttatttaaattaaaatatttgtctttaattAGTTAGTAAAAGTTTTCTGCCCGGGGCGGTAAATTCTTAAATGCGGCCCTACAAAGGATTTTAatgtcattaaattatttaaaaatattctaattaatttcaaaagaatgcgatgaattaaaaaaaattttagtaaatttcaacaaatttcttgggatttcaaagatttcagggggttttcaagaattttaatggcTATCGTGGGGTTTCACTGCCTTTTGAatggaatttaaaagtttttaaatatgattccgagggatttcaaagaatttcaaagaaatattaaagactttaaataatttcgtaaaatttcaaacCTTTCAAGCAGAGGcatacgttaaaaaaaatttcggggTGGGGGGGAGGTAGTGATCcgttcaaattttacattattttaaaattaaaattaaacaagtttttcaCATTGCGGGGGAGGGGTAAACCTCCAACACCCCTTTGCGTACGCCTCTGCtctcaataaattttaataaaagcataTGTGATATTcaatattagtttgaaaatacttGGATACTTTTCACTtattgaataaaacaatttttatcgaaagagtTCTAAAAAATACCGTGTTTAGGGTGAAATGAACATTAAACTGCTATTTTGAAGCTTTCTTGACCTTTTAgaggattttctaccaaaaaggagatcttttttaaaagtacatacattttcaagcaaatagttgaatttttaataacaaaaaaatgaatgtttaaaaaaaaatacttgagcCCTCAACCAACaccgattagtttttaaccaaaaagttgaatttttaacagaaaaattagtttttcttttttccataacTTCGAAAATTGAGCTTTTCAAACACCAAAtatcgaaattcgaatttttacttgAACATCTAAATTTGGACCTCCTGACTGTTATAATAgagagatttaaaaatgtattggaaactttttttcgaattttcatgcataccgCCCCCACATTTATTCGAATTCACACAagaatgcatatttaaaaaattctatctgGAGGTTCCGAAAGCCCCATGAAGCTTaatacgtatttcccataagaataaAAGACcgttttgtacattttattcagaatcgtcattATTGGGTGATACGAGTTGAAACTCAGCATTTCTTTTTACATTTAGCCACAAAATACAAATGAAGAATTACTTTACAAATATCATCcccataaatctgttttatacTGTTGCAAAACAAAAACCcataagtataaaatttttttctttaacgaatttttcactaaaatcgaGGCAATAATCGATTcagtttaacaaaaataattgcttcaaccatttattgttatttataataatattctcgtataataatgctagaaagttgcagtttcttctcaaattttcaactttttatctttcttttttttaatatattttttctgaaatataacagATATTTGAAAGATTCTTTAAATTGTCATAGATAGATCATATTATATGTAAAATTTCCTCGTAGTAGATACTGacagcctttttgtttaaattaatattattataaaaacattccagtgttgaaatgttgtcacaggcttatactgcccaacatgtcgaaggcatttttggttagagttggattttttatttgatcatttttgaacagggctgtcccggtatatttcatcagtcacggacgcatttttataatgcaatcaagtgatctgatgagatcagtttgcccagacatattggacaaagcctggttttaccccatcattgacggactgggttgcagtcaagtacacgatggggggacctacagcttaaggtgggttccaaaccaccagaacctcggtaaaggtacattgaaaaatttctagaggtaccggctcagggatcgaaccccggacctctgaggtgaagtccgagtgtctaactaaaaataaaacaaaaacctaaAGTATCATAAAAATCCATAACTTTATAGTATTAATCTAAGAAATTATATGTAGGTATAAACAATACTACCTTTCATTAACTTGCAAGTTATAACTGCGACTttcgaactctattctaagatcaaattgctataaacaataataaatggttGTAAGAATTaatataaacatctaattatcaacaaaaagtaatACTTTGTGTATTAGAAGCAATTTATACTAaacaaaccaaaaacaaaaaataatttttgccaaaaactcgcaagccccaatttttcacttatggagtTTTTTGGGATCTTATAAAATAGACTAATGGGGTAATAGTTGAACAGTAATTTTGGACTCGTATTCTGTGTCTTattgtaaagaaaaacattgagtttcaactcgattcaaaAACGTATTCTTTCTTATGGTAAATACGTATTAAACTCCAAAGCCCTTGCGGTACCtccaaatatctttttttaacgcATTTAATCTGTTGtggattggaataaatttagGGGCGATACGcatgaaaatgtgtaaaaattatgAGCTACCCTGTTGTGCAAttgtcaaagtttaaaatttttaatctcttggtACTGCCACtacattaaatcaaattaaaccCAGTGCGCATGCTcgtaattaattcattatttaccAAATATGAAACGCGAGAGTTACCAGAGTTACTGTCGATACTGTGTTTGAcactattttttactaatttgcaTACTAAATACTAAAGTAAATAACGAGTGTTATTAAGCAAAATGTCGGAGATTATTCAGCTGGTATATTCaaacgaaaatatatttatttggaaTGCTGACGGTAAGATTGTTTAAAGCATTACTGTCAATATTTCCGCAGACTCtaaattaaccaaaaatcgaaaaatcctcattttcttattaattataaaatgtgttaataagctttgttttaaaattggaaacgtaACTTGAGAAAGAATGCTATTTATTctcattttatactttttttatgattGTCTCGTGTAGGTTAGGTATTTCTTACAAACAGTACAAACCacataaactattaaaaaatgtttgaattatttgtcggaaaattcccaaaaagtgaaaaatattgtCTTATGATACTAGAATATTCAGAAATTGTAATATATTATCCAATAGTTTCTTAATAACAGTTTTTCGAAGTGCAAAAAATTGTAGGTTAGGTTTTTGTTTGCCGGCCCACAgtggagaaaaaattatttacggtTCGAAATAAAGTATGGACATAAAAAAAGctagttaaatttcaaagaaagttgtcgagcctgattttttgatttgtgttttcgatttttgtataaataaagaaatattacgaaaaagtggtacatttttatattttgacgtTACCGATGCTCTTGAATaaaaggaaaattgttgtaatcgcctaCGTTTCATAGATTGAAATTAGataaagatattttataattatataatatacaaaacgaaaatttataaacattgttgaaaacgtgttttctataattttcaataattttacgtttctttaagtcatattgcaagaaattttgatgGAAACAATGTTTTAATGGAGAAAATTGCTTTTGagattattcttgttaatattataaaaaatctaattaacaaatacATTATGCGGGCATTGGTCGAtaaacaaattcgtttttttttcatttgaaacttcatgataatttcagcaacgtTCGTAAGCAGCTGATAAATTtcacgtttttaaaaaataatcattgttaGGCCATTTGatgactgatttttttttttaataccagtcGTTTTAGTtatgaactttatgataattttagtaacattcataattagttcatcaatttaatgattttttaaccaatttaattagcgaattcattattcgggaatttttcgacggaaaactggtctgtttcaaatttttttaatatatacatgATTCATTAACTTATTATGAATATTGTTAACATTATCatcaaatttccaattaatagaactaaaatcgacaaaaaaaaaaaaccattttttttgtcgacagatgcccgaataatgcatttgtttattacattggttttaaaaaatcataaaatttattataaaaattatgaatcttagtGAAGTTATaagattcttaatttaaaaaactgatataatttatttacatacaaaaatatttttttgtattatagaATATCTTTGAacaatgtaaatctatgaaacgtagACGATTACAATAATGTTCCTAATATGCGTGAGCATCGGGAACGtcaagtagaaaaaaattgacattttttcttaatactcgtttatttataaaaaaaattttttactatatcAAAGATCAGACtcgacaaaattcttaaaaattttattcgcttttttcaaatttgttgcgTTAAAATCGATAAATATTTATGAcctgtaaattattttgaataaaaaaatcatttttttcacgcTGTGGCGACATCCCAGCATTTTTTGCATTTTCCATtatatttctaaaacaaaatgaCATATAGGAGTGAATAATTTCCCATGAAGTCAGGTTTTGTTAAGGTAAATGTTCAAAGGGCAAATAAATAACTGTAACTAATGACGTGTATGTATTTTTTGCATAGATTGGCTTAAATTGCGAAAAGAATATAGAATAATTGGAGAACTTCTTGGTTGTTTGCCGAAGACACCAAGACAGGATATTTTACTAGGTCTTCCTCTTTTATTAAGTCCAGAAGAGGCAAAGTTGTTAATAGAGAAAGGATTCGCAAAACTAATTCAGTATCCTTGCATAAAGAAAAAACCTagtgaaactttaaaaaagttatttcatgaATTCAGAGAAAAATTGTATCTGGACCAAGAAGTATGTTTAAGAAAACAAAGAGAAAAACAGGTGATACATTCCCCATATATAATcgaataattctaattttattatatCAGTAAGTATACTGTCCTaactattaattatataatttaatgattttttttaatgattatctactATAGGTTTATTATAACGactctcaaccaagtagttcatttttccacacaaaaaaatgaattctgaacaaaaaatgcaatagcagggtggccgctggaccgggaaaccggaaaatgaccaagaattttttgagaccgggaaatgacagtgaatttttttcaccgggaattttacaactttgtagaagaaaaatctgcccacattcgatttcaacagtttaaaaataattagttgaattcttatGTCTTTTCAagtatgctattatttagcttataatgcgtaattcaaaatttttttacttaaaaaatttttatttctaagctaacatttttaatttaaagaatcttgaaatgctttcttaaaaacttgaacaaatgaaaaataaaagcctttgatgttgaaaattttggatagaaacatttttatttaataaataaataaattttgtttaaatttatctgtactttaagtaataagaattgaacaaaaacgatttgacaaaacgattttaaacagttcaaaattgaagaattttcagattttaacgttaaaaattaaatggtttcaatttgaaagtatcAGTCATtgaacaaatgtgaacgtgtgactgagagtttataaagttattttcaacttaaaaataactaaagaatctttaactgaatcgtttgacatagaaaatctggaatcgttaaaatttcgaagagccttttaactttgaacgttacaattttaattgttgtatttgaaaaatgcttaatttgtaagtgaaattttttaattttgatgcataatttacaaatgaacatttgtacaaatttgtttagtaattttaaaagatatttaggagttttaaaaagataaaaaattatcatacaaattttagaaagctttcttaaaattttctagaatcttttttgaaaatttcgtttaaacctttgaaaaactttttaaatattctcttaaaataatttttaaaaatgaaaagttatttttaattttcctaggaatcttatgaaaatgtttttattcttttgaagcctttcacaattcttgaaaagaatctaatttttttttaaatctgcgaaaatatacattttgttttatattaggctatcatttcaagttttatattaagtttgaatcttttcaaaacttctacatatctcttaaaattactcaaatttcgcatataaataataaatgttcaattgttatttatacattcacattgtaaagaaattttctaaaatttgcaggattttgctgaaaaatgtataaaaaattgaattttgacagatatttagaagttctgaaaaaatttccaaaataatttttaatttaaaacaacttctagatttctcacgattttgaaataaattttgaagctttccgaggatgtttaaactattaaaaaagaaaataattgaatttataatgcaagaagtgttcagttaaatttttttcaatttttctagattcgacgtttctagcttaaaattccttaaaattatataatttcgaaagttttcaagttcattgattgagtttttaatttagagcattgaaaatgataacgtggatttatatttttttatattgaaaaatgttagtaccttccattttatacgcgtaaattattgagcatttgaatacaatattttttaatgaaaaacttttaaattttaattttaaatgttcaaaatttaacatttccactttgagtgctttcatttgcagctcagtttttattaccgcaagtggaaaattgtttagctttagtgttccattttttaaatttcattgaccgtgaaaaatgtttgctaacCGGCCACcctttataatttgtattttaaagaaaaaaatatttgtattttctatcaaagacagttaaattgctcaaaaatggaatagttaaattttcagttgaaaaaaattaattttcaaccaaaaaatgaattcaccACGAGAAATTtagtatttgatattttaacaaagaaaaatttccattttaattaaaaaatagtttaattaaacaaaaaagactaattttcatcaaaaacatgaattttcattaaatgtaAATTCAACAAGCGTTTAATTTTCGAAGAGTTTTCTACATAACAGTGGAATTAcaccaaaaataattcaattttcaagcaaataggtggattttcaataaaatatataaatttttaacaaagaatattaattttatagaaaaaaaaagatgaattcccaacaatatatatatatatatatataaatttgcagctaagcagtggaattttgaaccaagaagtataattttctaaaaaaaaaaagatttttcaacaaagtaaatatattttctactaaatagttacattttcaaccaataggactaattttctaccaaaaaggacgattttttaacaatatacataattctcaagaaaataattacggttaaaaaaatcaagcttttacaaaaaaaaataataactttggaCAAACTATTTGAATCctaaaataaagtttcatttttaaccaaaaaattgtatttctaccgaaaagaagaattttcaacagaatacattaattttccacaaaaaaattaaattttcaatcaagagaaaaaaagataaaaatgaattttcaacgaaatacttcactcctaatttaaaacaaattaatttttaacaaaacagttgacgtTTTAAacgcaaaagacgaattttcaaacaaatggttgaattttcaaacaagaatgatttcgttgatatttttaactcaaaaatataaattttcaacgaaaaNNNNNNNNNNNNNNNNNNNNNNNNNNNNNNNNNNNNNNNNNNNNNNNNNNNNNNNNNNNNNNNNNNNNNNNNNNNNNNNNNNNNNNNNNNNNNNNNNNNNTTTAAacgcaaaagacgaattttcaaacaaatggttgaattttcaaacaagaatgatttcgttgatatttttaactcaaaaatataaattttcaacgaaaaatggaatagttaaattatcagttagaaaaataaattttcaaccaaataaaaactcATGTAGTTGCATATTTTACCAACGAAATTGTTTTTCTAacgagaagaagaattttcaatataatacataGATTCgtcatcaaatagttaaattttctactaagaagattaatttttaccaaaaacgacgaatttttaaacaaacacatcaatttgcaaccaaatagattcattttcaacttgaaaagatacTTGAAAAGTTTTATggttttaacataatttattttcaacgaacaatTTAACATTtgtaatttgaacaaattaaatattttcattttgaattcaaaacagttaagttgaaccaaaaaaaatcaacaaaatagttgaatctttaactgacaaaaatcatttttaaccaaacagttggatttactgccaaaaaaattcacatttccaccaaaagagatgaatttttaattcaaaaagacaaattttcaacaagagtgaattttcaaccaagaatgatttttcacTCAATAATGAAaccaaactatttaattttgaagccaattAGACGTgcattttacaaaacagttaaattttcaaccaagaaaattaattttctactaaaaaacgaattatcaacagaatatataaattttcaaaccgacagtaaaaatggaatatttaactttgcagctcaaaaaattaatattcaaccaacaacaaaaaattctcagcaaaatagttcaattttagaagaagaaaattaattttcaacgaaaatcatgaatattaaaattttgaaaataataattataaacaaattagttgaactttcgaacaaatagtagaattttcaaaccaaaactacaatttttcaacataataattgaattttcaagaaaatagttaattttcagccgaaacaaattaatttttatccatgtAGTTGGACTTTTCacccaaataaatgaaatttcaacgaagaggtggaattttcaaactaaaaacagttttattttcgtatagggttttattaatttagttcacatttaaGGTTTTTTATTGACTCGCatgcttgaaaatatttgtaaattcgaatttttgaaattagatttCTGGTATGATGGACAAAATCGTAGAAGGAAAACGACGAAAAATCTTGGGATTACAAACTACgaaaaagaaaatgagaaagCCGCTAGATAAGGAGACTCTAGAGAAAATGAAAAGTGTAAAAATTGATACGAAACTTTTGTTTGAAGAGGAAATGTCCAAGTTACCTAAACTTGACAGAAATGATGCGCTTATTCAAACACATACAGGTAATTCGACTAGCTAATGAAGTTCCTCTTGTGTCCAATCtaagattaaattaaatatgataaaaaaagctatataaaattctaaacacATTTCTTAGAgatacagaaaatttaattatttttaaatttaaatttaattcaatcaaaaaNNNNNNNNNNNNNNNNNNNNNNNNNNNNNNNNNNNNNNNNNNNNNNNNNNNNNNNNNNNNNNNNNNNNNNNNNNNNNNNNNNNNNNNNNNNNNNNNNNNNaattaaatatgataaaaaaagctatataaaattctaaacacATTTCTTAGAgatacagaaaatttaattatttttaaatttaaatttaattcaatcaaaaaagacaaccttttaaacaagaaaattaattttctgagaagaaagaataattttcaactagaaaagatcattcttcaaccaaaaagtggaaaaattacatttttagtaaaaaaattaaatttcaattaaaaaaagaatttttaaatagtccaattttcgaACCAGAGGTGAATTTTCTgatcaaaaggacaaattttaaacaaataaagatttgtcagctgaaaaagaaaaaatgtgcaTTCTATTTGTAGAATTGTCAagcacaaaaacgaatttttgggaagacagtttaattttcaacccaaaaaaattgatttttagattttttagcatttttaaccaaaaaaaaaaggaaatgttaaaccaagaagattagtcttttaccaaaaaagaagtatttcaaattttaagcaagcaattacattttaaaataaaattatgaatcttcgacaaccaaaaaaaagattttttaacgaagtggTTTGAACTTTAATcaagtagttcgattttcaaccgagaaaattgcattttcaacgaacaatttaatagtagacgtttccaccaaaaaagattttattatgaatacgaattttcaacaaaatagttcaactttcaacaaacgaattgaattttcaaccaaataagaggaattctcaacaaaaaagttgaatccttaatcaaagaaaattaatttttaataaacataaaaaacgaattttcaaccagagatcaattttcaactaaaatcatggatctttaacagaaaaatgatacttttttaacaaagtgtttcaaggaagtagttcaattttcgacaaaaaaaagataaattgtcaacaaataatgtaacagtaaatatttttatttatttatttatttagcgtTTCTACTCAAATCCTGGGAAAAAATGCCCTAcaaattccaggtttttcctaGGTATCTTAAgctttttccaggtataatttttcgcgagtttattgtcaataatgttttttttttcagtttccattctctaaagtccatgaatttgaagaataattcaaagaaatttttatttcatctactttgacttaaaattcagtgcatatataggtaaaataatatttcaggccACATAGACCGGTCCCTATATTCAGTTAAGATCCCTAAAGtgccctattttcaagatttggtccctatGTGTACCCTATTTGAGTCACACACtttgaaaaaaaagcaaaaatcagagaatttctgtaaaaagtaaatctaaaaaataagggCAGCCATACATTCACTATTACTcactttttcagatgaaaaaatcatattagtcacttttcatttaataaattcattcgtgggttaatcactattcatttcagtttcatacatatttttgagttatcttgaattctttgaaatatttcagggtatatacaaagattccaataaattttggatagattttaataatttgacagaattttgagtgatgccaaggaatttttaaaattaatttcattaatttgaagtgatttgaaagcttttgaaatattttaggataaagcaTTTTCTAGAGTTTCtcaagatatggaacgattttacaggacatatgaggttttaaaatatttaaaaagatttcacgttattttataaGACCTGCGaggacttcaatgattttaagggaccTTAAAACTCTCAAtttgttttattacattttccttGGTTTCAGACAAATATCATCATAGAATATcacgagattttataatattttagagtagattataaagaatttatttatgagaaatgAGGTGTTTCGGAGagtcttaaagattttaaacaatttgaaattcaccctgaattgatcctgaggatcaattgataaaatgttcaaaggatttgaaatatttttacgtatttttgttttatttcttgacattttcaagagttttaaaaaatttcaaatgaatttgaaggattttaaataatttattttatttcaaaagattacaaagaatttttttattgatttcggtaatttagtggaatttaaaaggattttaaatacttgaggttatttaaaaaaattctcaggcgttttcaagggctttaaaaagtttgaagagatttcaaaagatatcaaaggattcgaaatattttagggaatacatttttttagcaatttcaaaatatttttaagggttttaatcattttactggattttaatattttaatgtatttcaaaaaatgtttcataat is a genomic window of Belonocnema kinseyi isolate 2016_QV_RU_SX_M_011 chromosome 8, B_treatae_v1, whole genome shotgun sequence containing:
- the LOC117177949 gene encoding tRNA-splicing endonuclease subunit Sen34, whose amino-acid sequence is MSEIIQLVYSNENIFIWNADDWLKLRKEYRIIGELLGCLPKTPRQDILLGLPLLLSPEEAKLLIEKGFAKLIQYPCIKKKPSETLKKLFHEFREKLYLDQEVCLRKQREKQISGMMDKIVEGKRRKILGLQTTKKKMRKPLDKETLEKMKSVKIDTKLLFEEEMSKLPKLDRNDALIQTHTAHPWVTKEDAEEVDWNYPETEEENLRYQVFKDLWEKNYYITDGEKFGGDFLVYPADPIMFHAQFIVHCQKRNEDLSVNDIISVCRVGCNVRKTQVFASFSPDGETINYQSFQWADSNAL